DNA from Mucilaginibacter mallensis:
CAACAGCTAGATATTAAAATGCCTTTTGAATATGTTAAGTTTCTTCAAGAAATAAATGGTGGAATACTTGATAAACATATTTTTGAGTTAAGACAATATGACCCAAATAAAACAAACCCTAATATTTATATTATAATAGATGAGTTTTTATCTTTTGAACAGTTAATTAAGGCTTGGCATTATACCAAAGAAGAATTAAGTGATTATAATTTATTGCCAATCGCAAATGTCAGAGGAGGAATGCTTGTATGTTGTAGACAGGAAGAAACAATAAATGCAGAATTGTTTTTTTATGATCCAGATTTCGGGCCTTTGAAACTTACTGATTCTTTGTTGGATTTCTTAAATCTTCTTATTTCAGAAAAAGAAATAGATGATGAAAAATATAAGTGAACATCCCTGTAAGCGTCCTACTTGTATTTCAAGTAAGACACTTATATGGACATAGTTAATACCGTTATTCATACAAATCCCAAATCGAACATCCCAAATCCGAAATCACCCTCACACATTAAACAACCCGTTCCTCTCCTGCCCCCCGCTCCCGCAAGCGTCCCGCTTGTGGTTGTAAAAGCTTCCATAAATCCCAAATCCCAAACCGAACATCCCAAATCACCTACACATTGAACAACCCATTCCTTTCCTGCTCCTGGTAATTCTGTACGGTTTCAATAGCGTTATCAATCACATCACTTAGCGCTGTAATAAATGTACCGGGTTTGGCCAGGCTCATGGCATGTTTAATGGCATCTATTTCTTTCGGCACTACCTCAAATTGCTTGTTCACATCAACCGACCTGATACCCTCTTTAAGCAGCGATAATATATTTTCCTCTGTTCTGCCACGCAGGTGTTTTTCCTGGCGGAGGATGATGTAATCAAACATCTCTGCCGATAGCTTACCCAACTCGCGGATGTCCTCATCGCGCCTGTCGCCCGTACCGGCTATAATGCCGATCTTCAGCGGCGAATCCAGATGACTCAA
Protein-coding regions in this window:
- a CDS encoding SMI1/KNR4 family protein gives rise to the protein MKKYFKSHGESITTYNIKQQLDIKMPFEYVKFLQEINGGILDKHIFELRQYDPNKTNPNIYIIIDEFLSFEQLIKAWHYTKEELSDYNLLPIANVRGGMLVCCRQEETINAELFFYDPDFGPLKLTDSLLDFLNLLISEKEIDDEKYK